A genomic window from Nerophis lumbriciformis linkage group LG30, RoL_Nlum_v2.1, whole genome shotgun sequence includes:
- the LOC133572729 gene encoding uncharacterized protein, protein MAQEKPQPLHIKKEVEKLQPTHVKEENEEIQPPHIKEEINELQTPHVKEEEEPKLTHFNEEEEELQTPHVKEEEEEHSISQNGEQHEGLEEVDDPKMPLTGAIVKSEDDEVKSESEEKREVEPPSSSSTQHMTTEADGDHCGGSQADKLLAPLSDSDDMTSHSADTDDEDSEADTTCHTDNTLFECSHCGKTFNHRRNLKPHMRIHTGEKPFSCSRCGKSFRQNGDLKTHMRTHTGEKPFSCSICGKGFTRNSFLNTHTRTHTGEKYFICSICGKGFVRNDTLKLHMRIHTGEKTFICSNCGKSFTQNHHLKKHMTTHTGEKKLMCSKCGKGFVQNSDLKRHMRTHTGEKRFVCTSCGKGFAQNTHLKRHMRTHTGEKLFVCS, encoded by the coding sequence ATGGCGCAGGAGAAACCACAGCCCCTCCATATTAAAAAGGAAGTTGAGAAGCTTCAGCCCACCCACGTTAAAGAGGAAAATGAGGAGatacagcccccccacattaaagaggaaattAATGAGCTACAGACCCCACACGTTAAAGAGGAAGAAGAGCCAAAGCTCACCCACTTTaatgaggaagaggaggagctaCAGACCCCACACgttaaagaggaagaagaagaacacagcatcagtcagaatGGAGAGCAACatgaaggactggaggaggttgatgaCCCCAAAATGCCATTGACTGGTGccattgtgaagagtgaagatgatgaggtcaaaagtgaaagtgaggagaagagagaggtggagcctccaagcagcagctcaactcaacacatgacaacagaagctgatggagaccactgtggaggatcacaagcagacaagctcttagctccactatcagatagtgatgaCATGACGTCACACTctgctgacactgatgatgaagattcTGAAGCTGAcacaacatgtcacactgacaacacactcTTTGAATGTTCTCACTGTGGCAAAACATTTAATCACCGTCGTAATCTGAaaccacacatgagaatacacactggtgagaaaccATTTTCCTGTTCAAGGTGTGGCAAAAGTTTTAGACAAAATGGTgatttgaaaacacacatgagaacacacactggagaaaaacctttttcctgttcaatctgtggtaaaggttttacacgaaATAGTTTTTTGAACAcacacacgagaacacacacaggtgaaaaatatttcatttgttcaatctgtggtaaagggttTGTACGAAATGATACGTTGAaattacacatgagaatacacactggtgaaaaaactTTTATCTGTTCAAACTGTGGTAAAAGTTTTACACAAAATCACCATTTGAAAAAACACATGacgacacacactggtgaaaaaaaattaatgtgttcgaaatgtggtaaaggttttgtacaaaatagcgatttgaaaagacacatgagaacacacactggagaaaaacgctTTGTCTGTACAAGCTGCGGTAAAGGTTTTGCACAAAATActcatttgaaaagacacatgcgaacacacactggagaaaaactttTTGTCTGTTCGTAG